ACGATATCCTGCGAATCAAGGCAAAGTTCTAAACTGATACTGTGCGGGTATGCGGTACGAAGAGCTCGCCGATATCCCCTGCTCGATCACCCGGCCGCTCGTCGTGCTCGGGGAGCGGTGGACGTTCCTGCTGGTCAAGCAGGCGTTCGCCGGTACCACTCGGTTCGAGGACTTCCTGACGACCCTCGGTATTCCCCGGGGCCGGTTGGCCGACCGGCTCGATCGCCTGGTCGCCGAAGAGATCTTGCGGCGTGAGCCGTACCGGGAAGGGAACAACCGGACCCACGACGCGTACCGGCTCACCGAGAAGGGTCTGGCGCTCTACCCGGTGCTGCTGGCATTGCGTGACTGGGGCGACCGTTATATGGCACCCGACGGCCCGCCGGTGCACTACCGGCACCGGGACTGCGGCGGTGAAGCCCACGCCCACCTGTCCTGCGATAAGTGCCATCAGGAACTCACCGCACACGACGTCGTCCCGGAAGCCGGACCGGGTCTGACGGCCGCCGCGAAGGGCGCCAATTCTCAGGAATAGACCAGGCGCCCGTTGACCGCCAGCCCGCCGATCGTCCTCATCCGACGGGCCGAGCAGTAGAGGTCGACGACCGCCGGCTTGGGCGGTTCCGCGGTACCCCAGACCGGCGGCACCGACAGCCGGCCGATGGACATTCCCCTGCCCCAGGTCGCCCGGACGGTCGGCGAGGCCGCACTTACCAGGGCCGCGGCCGGACCTTTGCTCGTTCGAGGGCCGCCGAGGAAATTGAGCAGGTGCATCGGGAACTTGACCGGCACGGCAAGGCGACTCAGCTTCGCCAGTGATGACGACACCGCTGCCAGGGCGGTGCACGTCAACGGTGACGCCGACAGCGACTGGAGCGCTTGCGGTATCGCGGAAATCAATTGCGAGCCAGCCGAAATAAGCTCGGGATCGCCGACGGCGCCCTGCTGGGTCAACACCGGCAGGTCAAGGGCCAACGGGCCCGAGGTGAACGGTGTCACCCGCGCTGCAGCCGCGGCGGATTCGGCATAGGCGTACATCGCCTCGACGTCGCGGGCCCACATCTGTTCGTACTGTGCGTCCATCGCCGCGATGTTCTGGGTGTCCTGGCTCAGCGCATTGCCGGTGACCAGTGCCTCTCGGTGAGATCGGTTGGCCGCGATTACCGGCGGTGGCACCATCGCCGCATAGGCTTCCTGATAGGCGGCCGCGGCCGCTCGGGCGTGGTCCGCCGCCTGCTTGCTTTTCACCGCCGCGGCGTTGAGCCAACCGAGATAGGGAGTGGCGGCCTGCGTCATGGCGATCGCCGCCGCGCCCTGCCATCCGCAATTCAGCTTCGCGGTCACCCGGCGGAATCCGTCCGCGGCCTCGTCCAGCCCGTCGGCGACGTTGCCCCACGCGGCGGCGGCCGTGAGCAACGACTGCGCTCCGGGCCCGGAATACATTCGTGCCGAATGGATTTCCGGTGGCACCTGGCCGTAGTCCATCGCTACCTTTCCCGCGCCGGGGACAGTCTCAGAGCAGCGATTACGACGCGCAGGTCCACAGATCCGAACCTATCGCGCTGGGCATAGGCAAAACACGCAAAAGAGATTTGAGTTTGATTAGAGCAATTCGATCAGCGGGATGGCCATCTCCGCCGCGGTCGCCGCACCGTGAAAGCCGACCAGCCGAGCAGACTCCGGCGGTTCGTGAGCGGTCGCCAGTACCGCCGATCCGCCGGTGCACACCACCACGACGTCGCCGATCCTCGGTAGATGAGCCGGGCTGACCGGGCCGAACAACCCTGCCGTGACGGCCTGCTCGCGGGTGTAGACATCCGCGCGACCGGCGAGGAGTTCGGACCAGGCGGCCAGCACATCAGCGGCGGCGCCGGGCTGGGTGTGCAGGTAGCGAACCCGCGGTTCGCCGGCGACCACCCGCACCCCGGCGGCGAGCCGAGGGTCGGCGTCCAGGTCGATACGAGCGTCGGCGGCGACGTTCAATCCACCGTGGTCGGCCGTCACCAGCAGCGCCGCGTTGGCGGGCAGCGACTCGGCCAGCCTGCTCAGCAGCCCATCGACCCGCGCCGCGGCCTCGTGCCATTCGGGCGACCCGACGCCGAACACGTGCGCCATGGTGTCCAGGTCGGCGGTATAGCCGTAGACCAGGCCGGGTGCCGCGTTCAGTTCGTCGATCATCCGCCGGGCGTAGTCGTCGTCGGCGTGCGTGGGCACAAAGAGAGCGCCGTGATAGGCCGCCTCGGTCAGGCCGCTCCCGATGAACCATTCCGGCAGCAGGGCGCGAGCTGCCACTCCGGCGTGCGCGAGTCGGTCGAACCATGTTGGCAGAGGCTGCCATTCGTCGGCCGGCGGCTCGTCCCGCCAACGGATGTGGTTGAGGACGCGATCGGTGCCCGGGATGTTGAGCGTGAAGCCGAGGATGCCGTGCTGTCCGGGGAGGGCGCCGGTGCCGAGCGACACCAGGCTCGTCGGCGTGGTGGACGGAAAGGTGCACGTCAGTTGCCGCAGCCGTCCCGCGCCACCGCTCAGCACGGAGGCCAGCAGCGGAGCGTCGTCCACCAGATCGGGGAGCAGGTGCCAGCCCAGTCCGTCGACGAGCACCATCATGACGCGGTCGACGTCTCCGATCGACTCCGCCAGTCCCAGTGCGTCTGCCGCGCCGGACACTCCGAGCAGAGCCGCCGCGCTGGGCAGCACGTCGCAGATGGAACCGGGCACGAGCGCCAGTCTGACACGGATTCAGCCATGCAGACGGTCATTGGTCAGCCGCAGCTGCCGGAAGGTGCTGTCGGCCAGCGCCCGCACCTGGTCCGGCTCCAGCCGTCCGCACAACCGGCCCCAATGCACGGCGACCTCGTCGCCCGCTGCCACGTCCGGCACCGCGCAGTACCCGTCGGCCCACACCTCGAGCGTCCGGGGACCGGGCTCGGACAATGCGAGCGTTCGGCCGTCCCACACCAGCTGCCGGCACAGCACCTCGACATCGTCGCCTGCGCGCGAGACAACCGTGCCCCAGCTGATCCGGCAACTGTCCAGCACATGCAGCGGATGCTGATCCATGCCGCGCCCCAGAAAGCGTGTCCAGGGATACACCCCGAAGACGTGGAAGCAGTGGTTGCCCGCGGCCTCGTTCGCCAGGTCGGGGGTGAGATGCGACCAGTAGCGCCCGGCCTGCGGGCCGATGATCGCCAGCAGTTCGTCGAAGAATCGACTGCCCGGCACGTCGGCCCCGACACCGCCGCCGAGCCAATACGATTCGACCAACCGATAGTCCAGCGGATCGGTGATACCGGTCAGTCGCGACAACACCCGCAGATAGGGCCAGGCGCCGGAGAACCCGCGCGCCGCGTGCAGCACATCCTCGACCGCGCCGTCGCGCAGGGTGCCGCCCAGCGGGAGACCGCAGTAGCCGAGTGCGTTGGGCGCGTAGGCGTATCGGGCGAACATCTCGGCGCCGGCGGCGTCCGTCACTTCGTGGCCGACCCCACCAGCTTGGCGGCGTCACGGTGCATCCGCCCGAAGTTGTAGTAGGCGGCGCATGCCCCCTCGGGGGACACCATGCAGGTGCCGATCGGCGTCTCCGGTGTGCACGCGGTGCCGAAAACCTTGCATTCCCAGGGCTTGAGGACGCCCTTGAGCACCTCCCCGCACTGGCACGCCTTGGGGTCGGCGACCCGCACACCGGGCATCGAGAAGCGTTGTTCGGCATCGAAATCCGCGAAGTCATCATGCAGGCGCAGCGCGCTTTGCGAGATGAACCCCAGCCCGCGCCATTCGAAATGCGGGCGCAACGCGAAGACGCTGCCCATCAGCGCCAGCGCGGCGGGGTTGCCGTTCTCCGGCACCACCCGCTTGTACTGGTTTTCCACCTCGCACCGGCCCTCGCGGATCTGCCGCAGCAGCATAGCGACCGACGCGAGGATGTCCAACGGCTCAAAACCCGCCACCACCAACGGCTTTCGATAGACGTCCGGGACGAACCGGTAGGGCCGGTTGCCCACCACTGTCGACACATGGCCGGGGCCGATGAACCCGGACAGCCGCAGGTCCGGCGATTCCAGAATCGCCTTGATCGGCGGCACGATCGTGACGTGGTTGCAGAACACGCTGAAATTGGACAATTGCAGCTCGCGGGCGCGCACCAGCGTGACCGCGGTGGACGGAGCGGTGGTTTCGAACCCGATCGCGAAGAACACCACCTGCCGGTCGGGATTGTCGAGCGCGATTTTCAGCGCGTCCAGAGGGGAGTAGACGAAACGCACGTCGGCGCCACGCGCCTTCGCGTCCAACAGGCTGCCCGCCGAACCGGGCACCCGCATCATGTCGCCGAAGCAGGTGAAGATCACCCCGGGCCGGCCGGCCAGCCACATCGCGTCATCGATGCGGCCCATCGGAATCACACAGACCGGACAGCCTGGGCCGTGCACCAGTTCCACGTTGTCGGGCAACAGGTGTTCGATGCCGTGCCGGTAGATGGTGTGGGTGTGCCCGCCGCACACCTCCATGAATTTGAAGTGCTCCGGACCGGTTCCGGCGAGATGCTCGATCGCCGTCAGCAGCGTGCGGGCGGCCGCCGGATCCCGGAATTCGTCGACGAATTTCATTGCGTCTCCTAAACGATCGCGGAAGAGTCGAAGGCTTCCAGCTCGGTGGTGTAGGCCTCGCCGAGTTTCTTGATGGCCGCCAGGGTCAGCAGCGCTTCGGCCTCGTCGATCTTGGCCATCGCGAAGCCGACATGAACCAGCACCCAGTCGTCGGGCTCGGGCGGGTCACCTTCCAGCAGTCGCACGCTGATGGTGCGCTGTACACCGCTGACGTCGACTTTGGCCAAATGGTTTGCCGGGTCGGTGATTGCGACGATCCGCCCCGGAATTCCCAGGCACATCGGTCGTCTCCTTTCTGGTCAGCAGATTCGGGGTAGTGGGTCGCCGACCAGCATGTCGACGATCCGGGTTCCGCCGAATCCGGTACGGAGCAGGACGCTTTCGCGTGGTTCGGTCACGATCTCCCCGACGTCGGCGGCATCGGATCCCAGCGGGTGCGAGCGCAGGGCGGCCAGACCCGCCTCGGCTTCCGCGGCCGCGACGACGGCAACGAACTTTCCTTCGTTGGCGACATACAGCGGGTCGATGCCGAGTAGTTCGCACGCTCCGTTGACCATCGGCCGCACCGGCAGGCGTTCTTCGTCGAGCACCACGCCGAGCCCGCAGGACTGCGCGAGTTCGTTGCAGACGGTGCCCACCCCGCCGCGGGTCGCGTCGCGCAGCCAGCGGGTGGACGGCGCCGCGGCCATCAAGAGTTCGACGAGTGGGCTCAGTGACGCTGTGTCCGAGGCGATATCGGCTTCGATGGCCAGATCACCACGGGCGAGCAGAACCGCCATGCCGTGATCGCCCATCGACCCGGACAGCAGCACCCGGTCGCCGGCACGTACCGCCCCGGCCTTGAGGGTGCGGTCCGCGGGTATGACGCCGGTGCCCGTGGTGGTGATGAATACGCCGTCGGCTGCGCCGTTGGGCACCACCTTGGTATCGCCGGTGACGATCTGCACTCCGGCATCGGCGGCCGCGGCGGCCATGTCCGCCACGATCTCTCTCAACTCGGCGATCGGGAAGCCCTCTTCGAGCACGAAGGCCGCCGAGATCCAGGACGGTACCGCGCCGGCCATCGCGAGGTCGTTACATGTGCCGTGCACGGCCAGGGTCCCGATCGAGCCACCTGGAAACCGTCTGGGCTGCACCACGAATGAGTCGGTGGACATCGCGATCCGCTCACCGCCGGGCAGCGTGAGCACCGCGCCGTCGCCGAGCGACTCGAGCAGCGGGTTGCGGAACGCGTCGAGGAACACCGCGTCCACCAGTGCCGCCGAGGCTTTGCCGCCGGCTCCGTGTGCCAGCGTGATGTGGTCGTCGAGTAGGCGGGGCCG
This genomic stretch from Mycobacterium paragordonae harbors:
- a CDS encoding HypC/HybG/HupF family hydrogenase formation chaperone encodes the protein MCLGIPGRIVAITDPANHLAKVDVSGVQRTISVRLLEGDPPEPDDWVLVHVGFAMAKIDEAEALLTLAAIKKLGEAYTTELEAFDSSAIV
- a CDS encoding alkaline phosphatase family protein, coding for MPGSICDVLPSAAALLGVSGAADALGLAESIGDVDRVMMVLVDGLGWHLLPDLVDDAPLLASVLSGGAGRLRQLTCTFPSTTPTSLVSLGTGALPGQHGILGFTLNIPGTDRVLNHIRWRDEPPADEWQPLPTWFDRLAHAGVAARALLPEWFIGSGLTEAAYHGALFVPTHADDDYARRMIDELNAAPGLVYGYTADLDTMAHVFGVGSPEWHEAAARVDGLLSRLAESLPANAALLVTADHGGLNVAADARIDLDADPRLAAGVRVVAGEPRVRYLHTQPGAAADVLAAWSELLAGRADVYTREQAVTAGLFGPVSPAHLPRIGDVVVVCTGGSAVLATAHEPPESARLVGFHGAATAAEMAIPLIELL
- a CDS encoding PPE family protein translates to MDYGQVPPEIHSARMYSGPGAQSLLTAAAAWGNVADGLDEAADGFRRVTAKLNCGWQGAAAIAMTQAATPYLGWLNAAAVKSKQAADHARAAAAAYQEAYAAMVPPPVIAANRSHREALVTGNALSQDTQNIAAMDAQYEQMWARDVEAMYAYAESAAAAARVTPFTSGPLALDLPVLTQQGAVGDPELISAGSQLISAIPQALQSLSASPLTCTALAAVSSSLAKLSRLAVPVKFPMHLLNFLGGPRTSKGPAAALVSAASPTVRATWGRGMSIGRLSVPPVWGTAEPPKPAVVDLYCSARRMRTIGGLAVNGRLVYS
- the hypD gene encoding hydrogenase formation protein HypD, producing MKFVDEFRDPAAARTLLTAIEHLAGTGPEHFKFMEVCGGHTHTIYRHGIEHLLPDNVELVHGPGCPVCVIPMGRIDDAMWLAGRPGVIFTCFGDMMRVPGSAGSLLDAKARGADVRFVYSPLDALKIALDNPDRQVVFFAIGFETTAPSTAVTLVRARELQLSNFSVFCNHVTIVPPIKAILESPDLRLSGFIGPGHVSTVVGNRPYRFVPDVYRKPLVVAGFEPLDILASVAMLLRQIREGRCEVENQYKRVVPENGNPAALALMGSVFALRPHFEWRGLGFISQSALRLHDDFADFDAEQRFSMPGVRVADPKACQCGEVLKGVLKPWECKVFGTACTPETPIGTCMVSPEGACAAYYNFGRMHRDAAKLVGSATK
- a CDS encoding winged helix-turn-helix transcriptional regulator is translated as MRYEELADIPCSITRPLVVLGERWTFLLVKQAFAGTTRFEDFLTTLGIPRGRLADRLDRLVAEEILRREPYREGNNRTHDAYRLTEKGLALYPVLLALRDWGDRYMAPDGPPVHYRHRDCGGEAHAHLSCDKCHQELTAHDVVPEAGPGLTAAAKGANSQE
- the hypE gene encoding hydrogenase expression/formation protein HypE yields the protein MKNSAGEYLSSGPRFAEGQVIERIESFRRRRPRLLDDHITLAHGAGGKASAALVDAVFLDAFRNPLLESLGDGAVLTLPGGERIAMSTDSFVVQPRRFPGGSIGTLAVHGTCNDLAMAGAVPSWISAAFVLEEGFPIAELREIVADMAAAAADAGVQIVTGDTKVVPNGAADGVFITTTGTGVIPADRTLKAGAVRAGDRVLLSGSMGDHGMAVLLARGDLAIEADIASDTASLSPLVELLMAAAPSTRWLRDATRGGVGTVCNELAQSCGLGVVLDEERLPVRPMVNGACELLGIDPLYVANEGKFVAVVAAAEAEAGLAALRSHPLGSDAADVGEIVTEPRESVLLRTGFGGTRIVDMLVGDPLPRIC
- a CDS encoding DUF6390 family protein, giving the protein MTDAAGAEMFARYAYAPNALGYCGLPLGGTLRDGAVEDVLHAARGFSGAWPYLRVLSRLTGITDPLDYRLVESYWLGGGVGADVPGSRFFDELLAIIGPQAGRYWSHLTPDLANEAAGNHCFHVFGVYPWTRFLGRGMDQHPLHVLDSCRISWGTVVSRAGDDVEVLCRQLVWDGRTLALSEPGPRTLEVWADGYCAVPDVAAGDEVAVHWGRLCGRLEPDQVRALADSTFRQLRLTNDRLHG